A part of Fusobacterium sp. SYSU M8D902 genomic DNA contains:
- a CDS encoding phage virion morphogenesis protein, with translation MGVKTTNNSSKRIKQILKNCSDFKKPLKIIARNMKNETLRNFDNETSYLGAKWKKSARAKKDGGKTLQDTGRLYNSFTRYSDNNVARVGTNVIYARALNHGLKKGENGTVNAIVKTHYRKVRYKKKNGEYAKNKKRVKVRAHVRTIKVPWGDIPGYKFLGISPKMRMKYKNILLQHILKRR, from the coding sequence ATGGGAGTAAAAACTACTAATAATTCTTCAAAAAGAATAAAGCAGATTTTGAAAAATTGTAGTGATTTTAAAAAGCCATTAAAAATAATAGCTAGAAATATGAAAAATGAAACTTTAAGAAATTTTGATAATGAAACAAGTTATCTAGGAGCAAAGTGGAAAAAGTCTGCTAGAGCTAAAAAAGATGGTGGAAAAACTCTACAAGATACTGGAAGATTATATAACTCTTTTACAAGATATTCTGATAATAATGTTGCTAGAGTCGGAACTAATGTTATATATGCTAGAGCTTTAAATCATGGATTGAAAAAAGGAGAGAATGGGACTGTTAATGCAATAGTAAAAACTCATTATAGAAAAGTTAGATATAAAAAGAAAAATGGCGAATATGCAAAAAATAAGAAAAGAGTAAAAGTAAGGGCTCATGTAAGGACTATAAAAGTCCCTTGGGGAGATATTCCAGGATATAAATTTTTAGGAATATCACCAAAAATGAGGATGAAATATAAAAATATACTCTTACAACATATTTTGAAAAGGAGATAG